In one Rutidosis leptorrhynchoides isolate AG116_Rl617_1_P2 chromosome 8, CSIRO_AGI_Rlap_v1, whole genome shotgun sequence genomic region, the following are encoded:
- the LOC139861504 gene encoding coronatine-insensitive protein 1-like: MEVDLKAIRSEPDSAEFTDTVFNCVVPYIHDCRDRSSVSLVCRKWCELDGLTRKHVTVAMCYSTTPSRLCRRFPLLESLTVKGKPRAAMFDLIPEDWGGYVTPWVREITNSLKCLKSVHFRRMIVRDSDIDILTRTRGHELRVLKLDLCSGFTTEGLLNIGKFCYNLRTLYLQESLTVEKDGEWLHELALRNTVLESLNFYMTELVKFDFKDLELIAKNCRQSLVSVKISECDLTDLVNFFNFAVKLEEFGGGSFSNQPEKYTGLKFPPLLRRMALNFMSQPEIPIVLPFAARLTKLDLLYALFDTDDHCFLVQRCPNLEVLDTRDVIGDRGLQVVGQYCKKLKRIKIERGDDEEGFVSQRGLIDLAQGCLELEVLHVNLTDITNEALESVGTHLKNLYDFRMILLDKEVNVTELPLDNGIRALLSGCTKIERLGVYLRHGGLTDVGLGYIGQYAQNVRYMLLGFTGESDLGLLELAKGCPKLQKLEMRGCGFSEQAVAAFVLHVPSLRYLWIQGYRASQNSSGILAMARPFWNMELISSEIQMSPRNMELHQPPSLLAYYSLDGQRTDIPRTVLPLYPPLEYH; encoded by the coding sequence ATGGAAGTAGATCTAAAAGCTATTCGATCAGAACCGGATTCAGCTGAATTTACAGACACGGTGTTCAATTGCGTGGTTCCGTACATACATGACTGCCGTGACCGGAGCTCCGTCTCTTTAGTTTGTCGGAAATGGTGCGAGCTCGACGGCTTAACTCGGAAACACGTCACCGTTGCTATGTGTTACTCAACGACGCCGTCTCGATTATGTCGCCGTTTTCCGTTACTCGAATCGTTGACTGTGAAAGGAAAACCACGTGCTGCAATGTTTGATTTAATTCCTGAAGATTGGGGTGGTTATGTAACACCCTGGGTTCGTGAGATTACAAATTCATTGAAATGCTTGAAATCGGTTCATTTTCGGCGTATGATTGTTCGTGATTCGGATATCGATATATTGACTAGAACTCGAGGTCATGAACTTAGGGTTTTGAAGCTTGATTTGTGCTCAGGGTTTACGACGGAAGGGCTGCTGAATATCGGTAAATTTTGTTACAATTTGAGAACTTTGTATTTACAAGAGAGCTTAACTGTTGAAAAAGATGGTGAATGGTTACATGAATTAGCTTTACGTAATACGGTTCTTGAGTCGTTGAACTTTTATATGACCGAACTCGTTAAGTTCGATTTTAAAGATCTTGAACTAATTGCGAAAAACTGTAGGCAGTCTTTAGTATCTGTCAAGATAAGCGAATGTGATCTTACTGATCTTGTTAATTTCTTTAATTTTGCTGTCAAATTAGAAGAATTTGGTGGTGGTTCATTTAGTAATCAACCGGAGAAATATACAGGTTTGAAATTTCCTCCGCTTTTGAGGCGCATGGCGTTGAATTTCATGAGTCAGCCCGAGATTCCGATTGTGCTTCCATTTGCTGCTAGATTAACAAAACTAGATCTTCTTTATGCACTATTTGATACAGATGACCACTGTTTCTTGGTTCAAAGGTGTCCGAATTTAGAAGTACTTGATACGAGGGATGTGATTGGGGACAGAGGATTACAAGTTGTTGGTCAATATTGCAAGAAATTGAAAAGGATTAAGATTGAAAGAGGTGATGATGAAGAAGGGTTTGTTTCACAAAGAGGGCTAATTGATTTAGCACAAGGTTGCCTTGAATTAGAAGTTTTGCATGTAAATCTTACAGATATTACAAATGAAGCTTTGGAAAGTGTAGGGACTCACTTGAAAAATCTTTATGATTTTCGTATGATTTTACTTGATAAAGAAGTCAACGTTACAGAATTACCACTAGATAACGGGATTAGGGCTTTGCTCAGTGGGTGTACTAAAATAGAACGATTAGGTGTGTATCTTCGTCACGGGGGTTTGACCGATGTTGGTTTAGGGTATATTGGTCAATATGCACAAAATGTTAGATACATGCTTCTTGGTTTTACAGGGGAATCTGATTTAGGGCTTTTGGAGTTAGCAAAAGGGTGTCCAAAATTGCAGAAACTAGAAATGAGGGGATGTGGTTTTAGTGAGCAAGCGGTTGCTGCTTTCGTGCTACACGTACCATCTTTAAGGTACTTGTGGATTCAGGGTTATCGTGCAAGTCAAAATTCAAGTGGGATATTGGCTATGGCCCGCCCATTTTGGAATATGGAGTTGATTAGTTCTGAAATTCAAATGTCACCTCGAAATATGGAGCTACATCAACCCCCTTCTTTGCTTGCGTATTACTCGCTTGATGGACAACGGACTGATATACCAAGGACCGTTCTTCCTTTATACCCGCCTTTGGAATATCATTAA
- the LOC139861506 gene encoding uncharacterized protein, translated as MMPPPRRKKWTEAEERTLIEKYGAMICDGSLSKMKTREKKYKPIALHVNSVHHHSDPVVYPWEWSWKDVSNKVQNMRHQYSLVKQKIKRPELGVVEGFQWVEGLTHWSNFLRYKEVFGDVTVPFGNGFDENDNGKQGNEEIVEFGDGSGGGEYENGVIGLEFDYDGGEREENYGNEDGNRVFKEIETMGSETRKKRKKAWGFVAKQLAQLREMEARFEQREDERERERQRRESVRVKNEEEREKQREKVMERLKEERRRRRDEERKWEERMIRRRTEWKGKIDEMLNEHRLEMGRIQSRTLHEQQILTTQLLGVVSQWSGHQSGIQDNTNGAYISQMMRSMQHVGVSGLVDVDAQVEEHNQDDQFIVDG; from the coding sequence ATGATGCCTCCCCCAAGAAGGAAAAAATGGACGGAAGCAGAAGAAAGAACCCTAATTGAAAAATACGGAGCAATGATTTGTGATGGGAGTTTATCAAAAATGAAAACTAGAGAAAAGAAATATAAACCCATTGCTTTACATGTGAATTCCGTACATCATCATAGTGATCCCGTTGTGTATCCATGGgaatggagttggaaagatgtgtcAAATAAGGTACAAAACATGAGACATCAGTATTCTTTAGTCAAACAGAAGATTAAGCGGCCCGAATTGGGTGTTGTAGAGGGGTTTCAATGGGTTGAAGGGTTGACTCATTGGTCAAACTTTCTTCGGTATAAAGAAGTGTTTGGTGATGTTACGGTTCCGTTTGGTAATGGGTTCGATGAGAATGATAATGGTAAACAAGGGAATGAGGAGATTGTGGAGTTTGGGGATGGTTCGGGTGGTGGTGAGTATGAAAATGGGGTAATTGGTTTGGAGTTTGATTACGATGGTGGGGAACGAGAAGAGAATTATGGGAATGAAGACGGGAATCGTGTTTTTAAAGAAATTGAAACGATGGGATCAGAAACGAGAAAGAAGAGGAAGAAAGCGTGGGGATTTGTAGCAAAGCAATTGGCACAATTACGAGAAATGGAGGCTCGTTTTGAGCAGCGTGAGgatgagagagaaagagagagacagAGGAGAGAGAGTGTACGGGTAAAAAACGAAGAAGAACGTGAGAAACAAAGGGAGAAAGTTATGGAGAGGTTGAAGGAAGAAAGAAGAAGGCGAAGAGATGAAGAAAGAAAATGGGAAGAAAGGATGATTCGTCGGAGAACGGAATGGAAGGGGAAAATTGATGAGATGTTGAATGAACATAGACTGGAAATGGGACGAATTCAAAGTAGGACACTTCACGAGCAACAAATTTTAACAACCCAGTTGCTTGGGGTTGTTTCGCAATGGAGTGGTCATCAAAGTGGGATTCAAGATAATACAAATGGCGCTTATATTTCCCAAATGATGCGGAGTATGCAACATGTTGGTGTTAGTGGTTTGGTTGATGTTGATGCTCAAGTAGAAGAGCATAATCAAGATGATCAATTTATCGTCGATGGATGA